CCGTCGAGTGAGCAGCACCGCGACGAGCACCACCAGCGCGCCGGCTCCGATCCAGATCGGGGCCGGCGCGCTGTCGTCGTCGGGGGCGTCGGCAGGCTCGGCGGATGGCTCGGGGGCGGCGTCCGCGCGGCCGGTGTAGTCGGGTACGCCGTCGGCGGGGACGCCGTCGACCGCGAGGGTCACGCTGACCGTCGCCGGCGCGGCCTCGGGCGGCAGCCCGACGAGCACGTAGTGCTCGCCGGCGAGCGAGGCCCCCGCCCGGGTCGGGTCGAACGAGTTGCGGTGGAGGTAGGACGTCACGTGGCTCTGCGCCCAGCCCGGGCCGCTCGCCGCGACGTCCTCGCCGAGCAGCGGACCGAGGACGGTCACGCTGGCCGCGGCACTGCCGTCCACCTGGGCGCGCAGGTCCTGGTCCCAGTCGACCGGGACGGCCAGCACCGCCTGACGACCGGGCCGGAGCGCGACCTCGTGGCTGCCCGGCCCGACGACGGGGGCGTCGTCGGGCGTCGTACCGGCGAGGACCGGCTGCGGTGACGGAGCCGGCTCCACCGGCTGCCAGGTCGGCTCCGCGGGCTCGGGCAGCAGGTCGTACGCGTACGTCGACAGCGGCGGCTCCTCCTCGACCACCAGCGTCGCGGCGCGTCCCCGGTCGACCGGGTCGCTCGGCAGGCCGACGGTCACGTACAGCTCCGCGGCGGTGCCGCACGGGTGGTCCGGCTGGTCGGTCCAGGTCGACGCGGTCGTGGTGAGCAGGGGAGCCGGTTCGCCGCGGGTGGGACGGAACACGGCGCCGCTGCCGCAGCCGGTGTCCGCCGGCGTCGTGCCGATGGTGAGGCGGACACCCTCGCCGACCGAGTCGCCGGCACCGACGTACCAGAGCCCCACGTGGAAGGTGCTGCCGGTCGCTGTGCGGTGCAGCCGGAACGTGGTCGGAGCGTCGGTCGGCAGGGTGATCGGCTGGCTGCCCGACGCCAGGGTCGGGACGTCGGCGTGCGCGTCCGGCGGGAGGAGGACCGGCAGCGCCAGCAGGACGGCGAGCAGGCCGCTCAGCGCGCCCAGAGGTCGGTCCACGAGTGCCCGAGCTCCCGGACCAGCCCGCGCAGCAGCGGCAGGCTGACCCCGACGACGTTGTGGTGGTCGCCCTCGATGCTGGTGACGAATCCGCCGCCGAGGCCGTCGACGGTGAACGCGCCGGCGACGTGCAACGGCTCGCCGGTCGCGACGTACGCCGCGATCTCGTCGTCGGTCAGGTCGGCGAAGTGGACCTTCGTCGAGGCGGTCGCGGCGACCTGGTGGCCGGTCGCGCGGTCGTGGAGGCAGTGGCCGGTGTGCAGCACCCCGGACCGACCGCGCATCGACTGCCAGCGCCGCGTGGCGTCGGCGGCGTCGTCGGGCTTGCCGAGGGCGAGCCCGTCGAGCTCGAGCACGGAGTCGCAGCCGAGGACCAGCCCGTCGGCGGGCACGTCGTCACGCCCGGCCACCGCAGCGCACTTGAGCTCGGCCAGGCGCAGCGCCAGCTCCGCGGGCGGAACGTCGGTGACCTGCGACTCGTCGACGCCGGAGACGATCACCTGCGGGTCGAGACCGGCGCTGCGCAGGGTCGCCAGGCGTGCGGGGGAGGCAGAGGCGAGCACGAAGGTCGGCACGTCGTCACCCTAACGAGGTCCGGTGACGCAACCTTTTCGGGACGTCGTGAGTCGTGATCGGTGACAGGCTGACGACGTGGACTCGGGAGGTGCCGTGGACGGTGGGGCCGACGACCCGGTCCGGCGGTGCTTCGACGCGTCGTACCGGCGGCTGGTGGGGCAGATGTACGGCGTGTGCGGGAGCCTCGCCGAGGCCGAGGAGGTCGTGGCCGAGGCGTTCGCTCGGGCGGTGGCGTCCAGGCGCACCTTCGAACGGGTCGAGCAACCGGAGGCCTGGCTGCGCACGGTGGCCGTCAACGTCGCCCGCACGCGCCGCCGTCGCAGCGTCCTCGGCCAGCGCCTGACCCATGGCCGTGCCGAGCAGCCGGTCGCCCGTGACGCCGAGCTGTCCGAGGAGCGGCTGGTGCTGGTGGCCGCGCTCCGGACGCTGCCGGCGTCGCAGCGCGAGGCGCTCGCTCTGCACTACCTGGCCGACCTCCCCGTCGCGGAGGTCGCGGCCACCCTCGGTGTCGCCGTCGGCACGGTCAAGGCGCGGCTCAGCCGTGGCCGGACCGCACTCGCAGCAGCACTCGACGACGCCGCCCTCGTGAACGGAGGACCCCGTGGCTGACCCCGACCGGTTCCTGGCCGATGACCCGGGGGTCGTCGCCCGCAGTGCGCAGGAGGCCGCCGTGGTGCCCGACTTCGCTGACGTCGTACGACGGGGGCGGGCGCGCCGCGCCCGCCGACAGGCCGGTGCACTCGGCGCCGCGGTCCTCGCCGTCGTCGGCATCGTCGCGTCCGTGCAGCTGCTCGGGCCGGGCGGCGAGGCGCCGTCCCCGGCGCCGCCCGTCGTCTCCCCGAGCGTGCCCGATGACATCCCGACCAGTGCCCCGAGCGACGTGGCGGTCGACCTGGCCGGGACGGTGGACGCCGCGGACGCGGTGCTCATCGACATCGCCACCACGCCCGGGACGCCGGACCAGCGGATCACGTTGTGGAACGGCGGCGACGAGCAGCACTGGGTGCTCGCGACCACGGCCGACGGCTTCGCGCACCGCCGGCTGAGCGAGGTGTCGGCCGGCACGACCGCCACACCGATCGGCGGCGGTCGATTCGTGTTGCGCGACGGGTGGGAGGGGCGCGATCTCTCGATCATCGACGTCGCCGGCGGCAGGCCCACGCCGGTCACGATCGCCCGGACGAAAGCGCCGGTCGCCGACGACGAGGTCCCGGTCGTTCTCCTCGACGGCGTATCGACGACGCTCGCGGCCGTGGCTCCCGACGGGAGTGGCCACGAGGTCGCGACGCCGGCGGGGGCGGAGGCACTGGCGGCCCACGCCGGCCGGCTGACCGCGGTCACCAGCCACGACGGGGCGGTCACCTACCACTGGTCCGACGACGGCGGGGCGAGCTGGCAGCAGACCGAGCTGACCGGCAGCTTCCTGGCCTGGATCGCGACGGCCGGGGCGGGTTCTCCCCACGCCGTCCTCGAGGGCGGTGACGGTGCGACCCTCTTCCCGCTCCTCGCCGTCGACGCCGCGCCCGCAGCCGATCCGACCGCCTGGACCCGCGACGAGGTCGAGCGCGGCGTCGAGTGGCCGACCATCTCCGGAGCCTGGATCGACAGGGACGGAAACCTCCGGGTGCTCGCGTCGATCAACAGGCAGGGCGTCCGCATGCCCGTCGACGGGGGCGTGTGGCGGGTGACCGACGGCCGGCTCACGAAGGTCGCGAGCGGCGACACCGGGATCGCCGAAAAGGCCGAAGACGGCCTCCTCGCGATCGAGGACGACGGTGGCCCGGTGCTGTGGATCGCCTCACGCGACAGATCGGTCTCGCGCTCGACCGACGACGGCGTCACCTGGGAGCGCTTCGCGGCGCGCTGAGCATGGCAGGGTGCAGCCATGTCGAGGACGAAGGTGGCGGTCGTGTCGTCGGCGGTGACGACCATGGTCGTGCTCGTGGTGGTGACCTTGGCCTGGGGCGGGCTCAAGCTGCTCGACGGCATCGGCCGGCAGGACCTGTGGAAGGGCTGCCGGACCGACCCGACGCTCTCGGGCCTGCAGGGGTACTGCGTCGTCGTCAGCCGCTACCCGGCCACGCCCGTCCAGTCCGAGCGGACGTACCTCGAGATCACGGCCGTCCACGACGGCGCCGTGAACGACTACCGATTCGTCGCCGGCTACCCGTTCCTCGCCGCCAATGCCGGGACCGCGCTCGTCGTCGACTGGGCGGCTGTCGACAAGCGGATCGTGGTCACAGATCCGCGGACCGGGAGCACCGTCACCTACACCGCGGAGCAGTACGCCGGCGGACGCTGATCTGGCATGCCACCGGCCCCGCGGACGTGGAGTCCTGCGGGGTGTGGGGCGGGGTCGCTACTCGTCGGGCGGGTGCACCGGGTGGGTGCCGCGGTGGTCGACCCGGAATCGGAACCCGCTCGGACTGGTCCACACGTAGGTCGCCGGCATCGGGGTCTCGTAGCGCCAGGCTGAGTGTGTCTTGGCGCGGTGGTGCCGTCGACACAGGGGGACGAGGTTGCAGGGGCAGGTCGGCCCGCCCCGGTCGTGGGGCTGGTGGTGGTCGATGTCGCACCGGGTCGCGGGGCGGGTGCAGTGGGGGAAGCGGCAGGTGTGGTCCCGCAGCGCTACGCGGGTCTTGTGTCGGTCGGGGATCTCGTAGGCGGTGACGGGGAGGTGGTCGGCGAGGTCGATGACCGGGCGCACGATGATCGTGGTGTTCTTCGAACGCAGCCACTCGCGGATCTGGGCGGTGGTGATGGGGCAGCGGCCTTCGTCCCACCGCCCGACCGGGTTCACGAACGGGTGGTCACCGGTGAGGCTGGTGTCGGTGACGTGCACGTTGAGGACCACCTTGCGGCCGGGGACGGTCGCCACGACCTCCCCGGTGTCGGGGTCCGGGACCAGCAGGTCCAGGGCCAGGTCCTGGCGGGCGAGCTCGGCAGCGGCCTTGGACCGCCGCACGTCCAACGAGCTCTCGTCACCCAACCGACCGAGCACCTCGGCCCGACGGGCGACGGCTTGGTCGAGGTCGTGGCCGTCGGCGGCATCCAGGAGTCCGTCGAGGTGCACGAGTCCGTGCTCGTCGACGTCACTGATGTCGAAGTGCCGGTGGTCGGCAGCCTTCTGGCGGTCGGCTTCCGCCTTGTCGGGGTCGAACCGCAGCACGGCTTCCGCAACGAGGCGTTCGAGCTGGGCCCACCCGATGCCGGAGGCGTTCCACAGCTGCCGGTCCACGAACCCCGCCGCCTCACCCGACAGGCCACGGGTGAGGTCCGCGATCCGTTCGGCCCGCCACGGCGCCAACCGCCCCGCCACCACCGCCTCGTAGACGTTGGGCAGCCGCCACGCGCACTCGATCACCCGTCCGACGTAGGCCTTGCCACCGTCGGGGGTGCGGCCGAGGACCGCGACGAGCTCCATCAACGCGAACTCGCTGACCAGCGGGGCGCCGTCACCGGCGATGGGGACGCCGGTGTCGAGGTAGCCCTCGGTGATCGTCGCGGCACCTTCGGGCCCGGTCACGATGTGGTCGCCGGCCCACTCGACGATCGCTTGCCATTCCTCGACGAGGAGCTGGTTGCGGGCCTGGATCCCGGCGCTCAACCGTGACAGCACGGGGGCTGTCGAACGGGGGCGGGTTCCGAGATCCATGACAGGATTCTCCCATCCACGTCCGACACAACCCAGCGCCGGAAACCCGCCTGTGGACAGGGGAAACTCCATTCGGAGGGTGTGCAGAACAGACGTCACCAGGCATCACGAAAGTGACCTCGGGACCGCAGCGCGACCGCGGAACCCGACCACCTCCCACTGTCCTCGTCACTGCCCTTTCGGAACCCGACCGGCCACCCAACCGAAGGCCCGAGCACAGTTCCGGGAGCACGGACCTCACCCTCTGACGAGCCCCATCCCCAGCCAGTCGGCAAGCGTGACCAGCTCGGCCTCGACCGCGTCGCCGACCTCCGGCTCCCACGGGACGTCCTCGTGCAGGGCGTGCACGCGCAGCACCCCCGCCTTGCGGTCGGCCTTGGCGTCCAGTTTGCCGATCAGCCGGTCGCCGTGGAGGACGGGGAGGGCGAAGTAGCCCCACCGGCGCGACGCGGCGGGCTTGTACATCTCGAGCACGTACTCGAAGTCGAACAGGTCCAGTGCCCGCTCCCGGTCGTGGACCAGCCGGTCGAACGGGGAGAGGAAGGCGCAGCGTCCGGCAAAGGCCGCGTCGGCCGCGGCCAGGGCGTCGGGATCGACGTGCCACGCGCCGTCGCAGCCCTCGACGCTCGCCTCCTCGCCCGGCCCGGACCGGGCGATCCCCAGGGCGGCGAGCTCGCGGCGGTCGAGCGCGGCCCGCGCGTCGTCGTACGACGGGACGTCGAGGTCGCCCGGGTAGACCCGCTCGGGGAGGTCGTAGACCCGCAGCTTGCCGCGGCGCCCGGTGATCGCGACGTCGCCCATCAGGGTCAGCACCTCGAGCAGGCGGTTGACGTTCTTGTCGTTGTTCCAGCCGCTCGACGCCCACGGCACCTCGCAGGTGTCGGGGATCTCGGCGGCGGTGCGCGGTCCCTCGGCGTCGAGCAGGCCGAGCACGTCGGAGCGGAACAGCTGGTTGGCCGCCAGCCACTCGTGGATCGTCGGGTGCAGGTCGTGGGGCGCGACGGCGAGCAGGAGCCCGATGTCGTCCATCGCGCGGACGTACGACGACAGCTCGACGAGCGAGCGCTCGCTCTCCAGCGCGAAGGTCAGGTCCGAGTGCTCGTAGCCGTCGCCGAGCCGCGACCACAGCACCAGGTCGACGCTCGGCGCCACCGCCGCGGTCGGGTCGACCTGGAGGAGGGTCAGCTCGTCGACCACCTCGGCCACCGAGCCGCTGCGGCGCGCGTCGAGGAGCTGGGCCCGGACCGCGATCCGGCGGGCCTGCTCCCGGTCGAGCCGGATCACGGCGCGTCCCTCAGAGCCGGCCCAGCGCGGTTCGCAGCGGGTCGAGGCCGAGGCTGCCGAGGTCGAGCGCCGCGGTGTGGAAGGCCTTGAGGTCGAACGCGGACCCGTGCCGTGCCTGCGCCGCGGCGCGGGACTCGAGCCAGATCCGCTCACCGACCTTGTACGACGGCGCCTGCCCCGGCCAGCCGAGGTAGCGGTTGACCTCGAAGCGCAGCGAGCCGTCGTCCATCCGCGAGTGCGCACGCATGAACTCGTAGGCCAGGTCGGCATCCCAGGTCTCGCCCGGCCGCCAGCCGAACGGGTTGTCGGCGGGCACGCTCAGCCCGAGGTGGACGCCGATGTCGACGACGACCCGCGCGGCACGGAAGCCCTGCATGTCGAGGAAGCCGAGCCGGTCGCCCGGGTCGGCGAAGTAGCCGAGCTCGTCCATCAGCCGCTCGGCGTACAGCGCCCAGCCCTCGCCGTGCCCGCTGACCCAGCACAGCAGCCGCTGCCAGCGGTTGAGCAGGTCGGCGCGGTGCACGGCCTGCGCCACCTGGAGGTGGTGGCCGGGCACCCCCTCGTGGAAGACGGTCGTGGTCTCCCGCCAGGTCGAGTAGCGCTCGTGGTCGTCGGTGAACGAGAACCACATGGTGCCGGGACGCGAGAAGTCCTCGGTGGGCGGCGTGTACCAGGCGCCGCCGTCGTTGATCGGCGCGACCTTGCACTGCAGGGTGCGGATCGGCTCGGCGATGTCGAAGTGCACGCCGTCGAAGTCGGCGAGGATCGTGTCGGACTTCTCCTGCATCCACGCCTGGAACGCCTCGCGGCTCCCGCAGTCGCGTGCCGGGTCGGCGTCGAGGGCCGCGACGGCGTCGGCGACCGAGCCGCCCGGGACGATCCGCCCGGCCGTGGCGGCCATGTCGTCCTCGATCCGCTTGAGCTCCTCCCAGCCCCAGCGGTAGGTCTCCTCGAGGTCGACCGAGGCGCCGAGGAAGTAGCGCGACGCCAGCGTGTAGTGGTCACGGCCCACCCCGTCGACGTCGCGGCCGCGGGGGAGCAGGTCGGTCGTGACGAAGCGCCCGAACTCCGCGTACGCCGCCGACGCACTCGCCGCGGCCGCCGCGAGCGCGTCGCGCCGATCGTCCGGCGCCGCTGCCACCACGTTGGCGAAGTAGTCGCCCGCGGCGCCGGTCTGCCCGGTCCAGCCGCGCACCTGGTCGGCCACCTCGGCGTACTGGCGCTTCGCGGAGACACGCCCGGCGGCTGCCTCCTCGAGCAGCGTGGTGCGGTAGCCGGCCAGCGCAGCAGGGACGGCGGCCAGTCGCGAGCCGATCGCGTCCCACTGCTCCGCGGTGTCGGTCGGCATCAGGTCGAACACCTCGCGCACGGCGTGGATCGCGCTCGAGATCACCGAGAACTCGCTGCGCTCGACGCCGGCGTCGGCCCGCTCGACGGTGAGGCCCACCCGCTCGAGGAAGGCCGCCCGGGCGACCTCCTCGCGCTCGTCGGCCGCGTCGAGCGCGGCCACGTCGGCCAGGGCTCGCCGGTGCAGCTCCTCGCTCGCCGCGAAGCCGTCGGGGGACAGGTCGGGCAGCTCCCCGTCGTGGCCGGGGATGCCGGCGTACGTCGCCGTCAACGGGTCGAGGGCGGCGAGGTCCTCGACGAACCGGTCGGTGCGGGCGTCCACGAGTCGCGTCATGACCGGAACCCTAGATACCCCGTCCGACAGCCGGCACCCGGATGTCGGGGAACCCCTCACCGCAGCAGCAGGACGACGGCGGCGAGCACCGCTCCCATCAGGCAGCTCGTCAGCAGGACGGCGAGCAGCCGCACGCCGCGGCGCCGGCCGAGGGCGACCGGGGGCGGGTGGTAGACCGGCATCGTGAGGAACGGGCCCTCGTCACGGAGGGGCGGCGCCTGCGGACTGTCCGTCGGGACCGCGACGCGGACCGTCACGGGCGAGGGACGAGGCCCGCCACCGGTGGGGTCGGCCTCCGCCGGCGGCGCGTCGCCGAACCCTCGGCCCACGACCGGGGTCCACCCGCCGACGGGCAGCTCGCGCAGCTGAGCGACCAGCAGGTCCGGACGGATGCGCTCGGCCGGGTCGAGCGCCAGCGCCCGGTCGAACAGGTCCTCGCCCGCTCCTGCGCGGGTCCCGGGGAGCGGCAGGGTGCCTCGCAACAGGCGGAAGGCGACGACCGCGAAGGAGTACCAGTCGATCTGCGCCGACTCGTGGTCCGGGTCGACCATCTGCTCCGGGGCGCCGTAGCCGGGCGTGAACGCCGCGACACCGGACTCGGTGCGGAAGGCCGCGGCCTCGCGGCTGAGCCGGGCCAGCCCGAAGTCCGCGATCTTCGCGAGCGGGCCGCGCGGGGTGTCGGCGACGAGGATGTTCGCGGGCTTCAGGTCGCGGTGCACGATGCCCGCCGCGTGCGCCTCGGCGAGCCCCGAGGCCACCTGGTCGAGCACGGCGAGGCGGTCTGCCACGGCGAAGCCGGGCTGGTTCAGCCGACGGGTGAGGTCGCCCCCGTCGACGTACTCCATGAGGAGCGCGACGTCGGCGCCGAGCCGCACCGCCTCGTAGACGTGGATCACCGACGGGTGGCGCAGCCGGGCCAGGGCCTGGCCCTCCCGCAGCATCCGTGCCACCGAGTCGGTCACGTGGCCACCGCCGTAGACCAGCTTCACGGCGACGTCTCGTCCCAGGTTGGGGTCACGGGCATGCACGACGACGCCGAAGCCACCGACCCCGAGGGTGCGGATCGGCTCGAGCCCCCGCGGGAGCTGCACCGCGCCCGGCCCGGTGCTCGCTCGGTCGTCACCCGTTCCCGGCCCCACCTCGCCATTGAACCGCTGACGGCGCCCGGCGGCGGGACAAGGGACGTCCGGTCCCTTGAACGGGGTATAGATCGACACCGGATCTTCCCTGCTCCCGACCGGCGGCGGATGCTCGAGACCTGGGGCCGTGGGGGTGGCGGAGATGGACGAGACGACGGGCGGACCGACCTGGGTCGGCGGCTACGAGGTCATCGGCCGGGTGGGCGCGGGCGCCACCGGCACCGTGTTCAAGGCCCGTGACCCGGGGCTCGGGCGCTTCGTCGCCCTCAAGCGGGTCCCTCCCGGCTCGGTCGGTGCGCTCCGGGCGGAGGCGAGCCGGCTGGCGCTGCTCGACGACCCGCACGTGGTGTCGGTCTACGGCTTCGTCGAGGAGCCCGACGCGGCGTACCTGGTCCTGGAGTGGGTCGAGGGTGCCACGCTGGCCGAGGTGCTGGCCACCGGTGGCCGGCTGCTGGTGCCGCAGGCGCTCGGAGTGTGCCGCGGGGCGCTCCTCGGGTTGTCCCACACCCATGCCCGCGGAGTCGTGCACGGTGACGTCTCGACCTCGAACGTGCTGGTCGACACCGAGGGCACCTCGCGACTGATCGACTTCGGTGTCGGCGGCTCGACGCCGGCGTACCGACCACCGGAGGCACGGATCGGCGGGCCGATGTCCCCGGCCAGCGACGTCTACGCGGCCGCGGCGGTCCTGGTGCACCTGCTCACCGGGCACGCAACGCCGGACACGGTGCCGGACCTGGGGCACGTCGACCACGGGATCCGGCCGGTCCTGGCGACGGCCCTGGCTCCCGAGCCGGCGCAGCGCTACCCGGACGCCGCAGCCTTCCTCGCGGCGCTCGAGGACGCCGCCGGGCGGACCTACGGTGCCGCCTGGTGGACGACGGCGGGCATCCCTGCCCTGGTGGCGCCGGCGATCGCCACGCTGGTGCCGATCGGCGGTGGCGCGGCGGCCCTCGGCGGTGCCGTCGTGGGCGCCACGATCACCAGCGCTGTCCGGCGGGCCGTGCCGTGGCAGGTCGTGGTGGGTGCCGGCGTCGCCGCTGTGGCAGTCGTCGCCGGCGCCATCACGGCAGTGGCCGTGACGCGGGGCGACGGCGATGCCACGGGGCGAGGCGCGCGTGGCGCGGACGCCTCGACCGGGGGGCCGGGCTCCGGGAAGGAGGTCGACCCCGTGGTCGACACCGTGCCCAACGGGGAGTTCACCTACCGGGAGGTGGTCACGGCCTCCGACGACCCCGCCTGGGCAGCGGTCGGCCAGACCGCCGAGCGGATCTGGACGTTCACGGCCGACTGCGATGCCGCTCAGGACTGCGGCGGGAGCATCGTGAGCACCTCGGGCGCGACGTTCGCGTTCACGTGGGACGGCAGCACCCTCAGCCAGACGCTCGAGTCGGCGACCAGCACCACGCCGGGCGACTGCGTCGACCAGGACGGCAAGAAGGTGGGGGTCGTCACGATCCGCTCCCGGCACCGCCCGCACCCCACGGTGTACGTCCCGTCCGGTCCGGTCGCTGCGGACACCGGCCTGGCGCAGACCTACACCGGCACGTACCGCGTCTCCGAGCGGATCATCAGGTACGACGCCTTCAGCGGGCCGAGCCAGCCCCGGGACTGTCCGTTCTCGGGCATCCGCAAGGTCACCCACACCGCGCACTACGAGGTGACCCTGACCCGCGGCGCCGACCCGGCCGTCGTGGCCGCCGAGAAGGAGCGGCTCGCGACGCCCTCACCGACCCCGTGACCGCCGGCCGGCGACCGCGTCGGCGTACCGCTCCGCCAGCACCCGCAGGTGCTCGACCAGCGCGTCCGGCGTCTCGACGGTGAAGTCCAGCCCGAGCATGCCGATCCACACCGCGACGACCTCCAGGCTGTCGCCACCCGTGACCAGCACCGAGCGGCCGTCCGGCAGTGGCTCGACGACGCCGACCGCGGGGTTGATCCGGGCGAGCACCTCCTCGGCGGGTGCGTCGATGACCAGCCTGGCGTGCACGGACCAGCCGGTGCGGGCGACCTCGCGCACGACCAGCTCGGTGAGGTCGCCGGGCAGGGGAGCCGGCCGGAACCCGCGGCCGCCGGGGATGCGCAGGGTCAGCCAGTCGACGCGGTACGGCGCCCACTGCTCGCCCGACGCGTCGACGGAGCGGCCGACCACGAACCAGCGCCGCTGCCAGGCCACCAGCCGGTACGGCTCGAACTCGACCCGCTCCTGCTCCTCGCCGTAGAACGCGCGCAGCCCGCGGTGGTCGCGGATCGCGTCGGCGATCTCGGCCAGCACGCCGGCGTCGACCTCGGGGTCCTCGACGTTGGAGTCGGTGTTGACGGGGCCGGCCTCGGTGGCGTCGCGCAGCGAGGTCACCCGGCGCCGCAGCCGGTCGGGGAGGACGTGCTCGAGCTTGGTGAGCGCGCGGCCGCCGCTCTCCTCGAAGCCGGCCACCCCGGTCAGCGTGCGCAGGCCGACGGCCACCGCGACGGCCTCCTCGTCGTCGAGCAGCAGGGGAGGGAGCTTCGCGCCGACACCGAGCCGGTAGTGCCCCGTGCGCCCGCGCACGCCGTCGACGGGATAGCCGAGCTCGCGCAGCCGGGTGACGTCGTTGCGCACGGTCCGCTCGGTCACGCCGAGTCGTGCGGCCAGCTCGGGAGCGGTCCACTCGACCCGCGCCTGCAGCAGTCCGAGCAGCTCGAGAACCCGTGCCGAGGTACTTCTCACCGACCTGATTAAACAGGAAAGAACTGTTCCGCAATGGCTCCTAACGTCCGTGTCATGAACCAGATCACACCCTTCGTCATCGACATCGCGCAGACCGACCTCGACGACCTCCGCGGCCGTCTCGACCGCACCCGCTTCGCCCCCGCCGTGCCCGGCGACTCGTGGGACTACGGCACCCCGGAGTCCTACCTGCGCTCGATGGTCGAGCAGTGGAAGGCCTTCGACTGGCGCGCGGTCGAGGCCCGCCTCAACGCGAACGACGGCTTCGTCACCGAGGTCGACGGCCAGCGCATCCACTTCCTCCACGTCCGCTCGAAGCACGCCGACGCGACGCCGCTGCTGCTCGCGCACACCTACCCCGGCTCGCAGCTCGACTTCCTCGACATGATCGACCCGCTCGTCGACCCCGAGGCCCACGGTGGCTCCGCCGACCAGGCCTTCCACCTGGTGATCCCCTCGATGCCCGGCTTCGGGTTCTCGACCCCGGTGGTCGAGACGGGCTGGACGATGAAGCGGGTCGCGGCGGCCTACGACGTCCTCATGCGGCGTCTCGGCTACGACTCCTACGGCGTGCACGGCAGCGACGGCGGGGCGATGGTCGCCCGTGAGCTCGCGGTCGCGGACCCCGAGGGCTTCCTCGGTGCCCACGTGCTGCACCTGTTCTCCTTCCCGAGCGGCGACCCGGCCGAGTTCGAGGGCTTCGGGCCGAAGGAGTACGCGGCACTCGAGCACCTGCAGTGG
This genomic interval from Nocardioides kongjuensis contains the following:
- a CDS encoding WYL domain-containing protein — translated: MRSTSARVLELLGLLQARVEWTAPELAARLGVTERTVRNDVTRLRELGYPVDGVRGRTGHYRLGVGAKLPPLLLDDEEAVAVAVGLRTLTGVAGFEESGGRALTKLEHVLPDRLRRRVTSLRDATEAGPVNTDSNVEDPEVDAGVLAEIADAIRDHRGLRAFYGEEQERVEFEPYRLVAWQRRWFVVGRSVDASGEQWAPYRVDWLTLRIPGGRGFRPAPLPGDLTELVVREVARTGWSVHARLVIDAPAEEVLARINPAVGVVEPLPDGRSVLVTGGDSLEVVAVWIGMLGLDFTVETPDALVEHLRVLAERYADAVAGRRSRGR
- a CDS encoding epoxide hydrolase family protein; protein product: MNQITPFVIDIAQTDLDDLRGRLDRTRFAPAVPGDSWDYGTPESYLRSMVEQWKAFDWRAVEARLNANDGFVTEVDGQRIHFLHVRSKHADATPLLLAHTYPGSQLDFLDMIDPLVDPEAHGGSADQAFHLVIPSMPGFGFSTPVVETGWTMKRVAAAYDVLMRRLGYDSYGVHGSDGGAMVARELAVADPEGFLGAHVLHLFSFPSGDPAEFEGFGPKEYAALEHLQWFQSVGGYNQMNATRPQTVAAGLADSPVAVLAYSELFESFGNGTSLVAPEQVLAQATLYWLTNTYGAAARYHYEEQHAGAEPVVSTGRIGVAVFKDDFQTIRSLAERDNANIAHWSEFPRGGHFAAMEVPQDVVGDLRVFFA